A DNA window from Onthophagus taurus isolate NC chromosome 1, IU_Otau_3.0, whole genome shotgun sequence contains the following coding sequences:
- the LOC139431200 gene encoding uncharacterized protein, with the protein MLIEPKELIKAIQQFHLDEQHKFPFNVLVENTLIIESLIQIKAYWYQNTYNFIIQVPIVETVQYQLYNLYPIPIIIKNKTYMIENNYNYIAIGKDDYLLINKQCKEIIPNQYLCTEQTKQKSKDQCEFELVTQSKIQNCAFKRIESQSLTFIETPQMYVIISNKEQKLREQCNKNVKYHVLLGTYIIKKSNDCKYQINEIIIQNYETILKEYQFYIGIINVTNSEKHSIVKLKEINIELQEKHLNLEHNNTAHYVILYFVIVIVLILSVIKLRKYYLKRKLSRSLKIEDKSSVVLQDKKSELKEGGVMW; encoded by the coding sequence ATGTTAATAGAGCcgaaagaattaattaaagcaatacaacaatttcatttagatgaacaacataaatttccatttaacgttttagtagAAAACACTCTTATTATTGAAAGCTTAATTCAAATCAAGGCATATTGGTACCAAAAcacatacaattttattattcaagtTCCTATTGTGGAAACAGTTCAGTATCAATTGTATAATTTGTACCCTAttccaataataattaaaaacaaaacttatatgattgaaaataattataattatattgcTATTGGTAAAGACgattatttgttaataaataaacaatgtaaagaaattattccaaatcaatatttatgtacagaacaaacaaaacaaaaatctaaAGATCAATGTGAATTCGAATTAGTTACTCaatcaaaaatacaaaattgtgCATTTAAAAGAATAGAATCTCAATCATTAACATTTATTGAAACCCCACAAATGTATGTTATAATTTCTAacaaagaacaaaaattgagagaacaatgtaataaaaatgtcaaatatcaTGTATTGTTAGGTAcctatattataaaaaaatcaaatgattgtaaatatcaaattaatgaaattataattcaaaattatgaaacaattttaaaagaatatcaattttatattggAATAATAAATGTTACTAATTCAGAAAAGCATAgcattgttaaattaaaggaaataaatatagaattacaagaaaaacatttaaatttagaacatAACAATACAGCTCATTATGTTATATTATactttgttattgttattgtatTAATACTGTCAGTGATCAAATtacgaaaatattatttaaaaagaaaattatcaagaagcctaaaaatagaagataaaTCTTCAGTCGTCCTTCAAGATAAGAAGTCCGAACTTAAGGAAGGAGGAGTTATGTGGTAG
- the LOC111419801 gene encoding PHD finger-like domain-containing protein 5A — protein sequence MAKHHPDLIFCRKQPGVAIGRLCEKCDGKCVICDSYVRPCTLVRICDECNYGSYQGRCVICGGPGVSDAYYCKECTIQEKDRDGCPKIVNLGSSKTDLFYERKKYGFKRR from the coding sequence ATGGCAAAACATCATCCGGATTTAATTTTCTGTCGAAAACAACCTGGCGTTGCTATTGGGAGGTTATGTGAAAAGTGTGATGGTAAATGCGTTATTTGCGACTCCTACGTGAGACCGTGCACCCTTGTTCGTATTTGCGATGAGTGCAATTATGGTTCCTATCAAGGGCGATGCGTTATTTGTGGTGGACCTGGCGTTTCCGATGCTTATTACTGCAAAGAGTGTACGATACAAGAAAAGGACCGAGATGGATGCCCCAAAATTGTAAACTTGGGTAGTTCAAAAACTGATCTCTTTTATGAAAGGAAAAAATATGGTTTTAAAAGGcgctaa